The following are encoded together in the Candidatus Omnitrophota bacterium genome:
- a CDS encoding phosphatidylglycerol lysyltransferase domain-containing protein encodes MKSDLLKKKPLVDKFLRECPTRLSAFSFVNIFAWKDFFDFTFEIKDNCLCIFASNAIGTFLYLPPLGKNISSDVIQGCFETMERLNKGSGVSRIENVPQEAVKYFSSREFRLESKSEEYLYERKNIAEFSGNRFKSKRSSYNYFVKNFKCEYLPFKMSMKKECRDLYDSWASHKALGSDDIIFRQMLEDNRIVHQTVMTHYDSLELSGRVVCIDGKIKGYTFGFALNRDIFCVLFEIVDLSIKGLSSFIFKEFCSDGAVKPFRYINVMDDFGLTNIRKTKLSFHPSALVPSYVVSRKKDHE; translated from the coding sequence ATGAAATCTGATCTCTTGAAGAAAAAACCCTTAGTTGATAAATTCTTACGGGAATGCCCCACACGGCTATCCGCGTTTTCTTTTGTGAACATCTTCGCTTGGAAAGATTTCTTTGATTTTACTTTTGAAATAAAAGACAATTGTCTTTGCATTTTTGCTTCAAATGCTATCGGCACATTTCTTTACCTTCCTCCATTAGGAAAAAATATTTCCTCCGATGTGATCCAGGGGTGTTTTGAGACGATGGAACGTCTAAATAAGGGAAGTGGGGTATCTCGCATTGAGAATGTTCCGCAAGAGGCGGTAAAATATTTCTCTTCTCGGGAATTTCGCCTTGAATCAAAAAGCGAAGAATATCTTTATGAACGCAAAAATATTGCAGAATTTTCCGGGAACCGATTTAAATCCAAAAGGTCATCGTATAATTATTTCGTTAAGAATTTTAAGTGTGAATATTTGCCTTTTAAAATGTCGATGAAAAAAGAGTGCCGAGATCTTTATGATAGCTGGGCCAGTCATAAGGCCCTGGGGAGCGACGATATTATTTTCCGGCAAATGCTTGAGGATAACCGCATAGTCCATCAGACGGTCATGACGCACTATGATTCGTTGGAATTATCCGGACGAGTTGTTTGTATCGATGGGAAAATAAAAGGTTATACGTTTGGGTTTGCGCTTAACCGGGATATTTTTTGCGTGCTTTTTGAGATCGTTGACCTATCGATCAAAGGGCTTAGTTCTTTTATTTTCAAAGAATTCTGTTCCGACGGGGCCGTTAAACCATTTCGATATATCAACGTCATGGACGATTTTGGTTTAACGAATATCAGAAAAACAAAACTGTCTTTTCATCCATCGGCATTAGTGCCGTCTTATGTTGTTTCAAGAAAGAAAGATCATGAATGA
- a CDS encoding anthranilate synthase component I family protein, producing MTGSCVWKSYDFKGEAAHVLRLFKDEPFVFCLDSSLRHPSRGRFSFVGFDPFMVVKASKNDPLSDIRKIFNSFRMSSRNYPTPFPAGMMGYLGYDFGLGLEKIKRKSHGKDLIPNGLLGAYDTVITIDHLAKKIIISSTGLPEKSAFLAKKRSEERIKKILKRLKQQEGRKEGFSEKIFRAQNLALKSNFTKSRYCAAVRKALDYIKKGDIYQVNLSQRFCVDIGLKCQDICPVSLYESLRALSPSYFGGYFNGGDFQIISSSPEEFLRVNNRAVETFPMKGTRPRGASKSEDQRNQKELLQSRKEKAELLMVTDLERNDLGRVCRYGTVHVKKMRVLERYKTVFQTTSAVRGILRSGQDCFDVIKACFPSGSVTGCPKIRAMEIIEELEPDRRGLYTGALGYISFSGPMNFNVLIRTLLLKKQKAYFHVGGGIVADSNPQDEYLETLVKAKALMESLKKALCRVPS from the coding sequence TTGACAGGATCTTGCGTTTGGAAAAGTTATGATTTTAAAGGGGAGGCTGCCCACGTTCTTCGTTTGTTCAAAGACGAACCTTTTGTTTTTTGTTTAGACAGCAGTCTTCGCCATCCCTCGCGGGGGCGATTTTCTTTTGTCGGTTTTGATCCGTTTATGGTTGTAAAGGCTTCAAAAAATGACCCTCTTTCTGATATAAGAAAGATCTTTAACTCCTTTCGAATGTCTTCTCGCAATTATCCCACGCCTTTTCCGGCGGGAATGATGGGTTATTTGGGTTATGATTTTGGCTTGGGCCTAGAAAAAATAAAACGCAAATCCCACGGTAAAGATTTGATCCCAAACGGCCTTTTAGGCGCTTATGACACAGTGATCACCATTGATCATTTGGCTAAGAAGATCATTATTTCTTCGACAGGCCTTCCGGAAAAAAGTGCTTTTTTAGCGAAAAAAAGATCCGAAGAACGGATAAAAAAAATCTTAAAGCGCCTTAAGCAACAGGAAGGTCGCAAGGAAGGTTTTTCTGAAAAGATATTCCGCGCCCAGAATTTAGCGCTTAAAAGTAATTTCACCAAAAGCCGTTATTGTGCGGCTGTGCGTAAAGCCCTGGATTATATTAAAAAAGGCGATATTTATCAGGTCAATTTATCTCAAAGATTTTGCGTGGATATCGGTTTGAAATGCCAAGACATTTGTCCGGTCAGTCTTTATGAGTCTTTACGCGCGCTTTCTCCGTCGTATTTCGGCGGTTATTTTAACGGCGGCGATTTTCAGATTATCAGCAGTTCTCCGGAAGAATTTTTACGGGTCAATAACCGCGCGGTGGAAACTTTTCCGATGAAAGGAACGCGTCCGCGGGGAGCAAGTAAAAGTGAAGATCAAAGAAATCAAAAAGAGCTTTTACAAAGCCGAAAAGAAAAAGCGGAATTGCTCATGGTCACCGATCTGGAACGGAATGACTTAGGTAGAGTGTGTCGTTATGGAACGGTGCATGTTAAAAAGATGCGCGTTTTAGAACGTTATAAAACGGTTTTTCAGACCACGTCGGCTGTTCGCGGGATTTTGCGCTCCGGTCAAGATTGTTTTGATGTTATCAAGGCTTGTTTTCCCAGCGGTTCGGTTACCGGTTGCCCTAAGATCAGGGCTATGGAAATTATCGAGGAACTAGAGCCTGATCGTCGAGGTTTGTATACGGGTGCTTTAGGATACATCAGTTTTTCAGGGCCCATGAATTTTAATGTTTTGATCCGTACACTATTGTTGAAGAAACAAAAAGCCTATTTTCACGTTGGAGGAGGCATTGTAGCGGACTCAAATCCTCAGGACGAATACCTAGAAACACTTGTTAAGGCAAAAGCCCTGATGGAGTCTCTTAAGAAAGCTCTTTGCAGGGTTCCATCATGA
- the nhaD gene encoding sodium:proton antiporter NhaD, producing MEAVLIIIFVLGYLAIALEHVIHINKTATAILLAVVLWTIMSVHGYTVGSVYFDSHQIIEQLGEHLIGISQIIFFLLGAMTIVQLIDSHNGFRIVTDFIKTKDKRTLLWVISFITFFLSSILDNLTTTIVMVSLIYKLLSKREDLLIFASMIVIAANAGGAWTPIGDVTTTMLWIGGCISTGKIMTGLFIPSMVCMLVPLSYFSFFMEKENVSTLSAGKNEEGILGAKRVFYVGVGALIFVPIFRALTGLPPFMGIILGVGAMWVMTDLMHHKREHLRIPHILSKVDITSVLFFLGILLAVGALETAGILKNFEIWLDQNFKNKDLIVTALGLLSAIVDNVPLTAAAMGMYDLSQFPMDHKLWELLAYSVGTGGSVLIIGSAAGVVAMGIAKINFIWYMKRVSFPALLGYFAGIISYLVIYNIVH from the coding sequence ATGGAAGCCGTACTTATTATTATTTTTGTTTTAGGATATTTGGCGATCGCTCTCGAACATGTTATTCACATTAACAAGACGGCAACAGCCATTCTTTTAGCGGTAGTTCTTTGGACGATCATGTCGGTGCACGGCTATACGGTGGGCTCGGTTTATTTTGACTCCCATCAAATTATTGAACAGTTAGGCGAGCATCTGATCGGTATTTCGCAGATCATTTTCTTCTTGCTTGGCGCGATGACCATTGTTCAGTTGATCGATTCGCACAATGGTTTTCGGATCGTAACAGATTTCATCAAAACAAAAGACAAGCGCACACTTTTGTGGGTCATTTCGTTCATTACTTTCTTTCTTTCCTCCATCTTAGATAATCTAACGACCACCATTGTCATGGTTTCTTTGATTTATAAGTTGCTTAGTAAAAGAGAAGATCTTTTAATTTTTGCCAGTATGATCGTGATCGCCGCTAATGCCGGCGGCGCCTGGACGCCCATCGGTGATGTGACAACCACCATGCTTTGGATTGGCGGATGTATTTCGACGGGTAAGATCATGACGGGGCTTTTTATTCCAAGCATGGTTTGTATGCTTGTACCACTTTCATACTTTTCCTTTTTTATGGAAAAAGAAAATGTTTCCACGTTGTCCGCTGGGAAAAACGAAGAGGGGATTCTCGGCGCGAAGAGGGTGTTTTATGTCGGAGTGGGTGCTTTGATCTTTGTTCCGATCTTTAGGGCACTCACCGGCCTTCCTCCGTTTATGGGAATTATTTTAGGTGTTGGAGCCATGTGGGTGATGACTGATCTTATGCATCATAAGCGGGAGCATTTAAGGATTCCGCATATCTTATCCAAAGTTGATATTACAAGCGTGCTTTTCTTTTTAGGTATTTTGTTAGCCGTCGGTGCCTTGGAAACGGCCGGCATTTTAAAGAATTTTGAAATATGGCTCGATCAGAATTTTAAAAACAAAGATTTGATCGTAACCGCTCTGGGGCTTTTGTCAGCCATTGTCGATAATGTTCCCTTGACAGCAGCGGCCATGGGCATGTATGATTTATCTCAATTTCCGATGGATCACAAACTCTGGGAGCTGTTGGCCTACAGTGTTGGAACGGGCGGCAGTGTTTTGATCATCGGATCAGCGGCCGGTGTGGTCGCCATGGGTATAGCCAAGATCAATTTTATTTGGTATATGAAAAGAGTAAGTTTTCCCGCGCTTTTAGGTTATTTTGCGGGAATTATTTCGTATCTAGTTATCTACAATATCGTTCATTGA
- a CDS encoding aminotransferase class IV, whose amino-acid sequence MKKPLIFINGKMVLASPADLRALTPGAINKYGVFETMRACQGRIFFFKEHWDRFCFGLRKLKIKISYSPNEINTISKVVLNANHLDEARLRWEIWREKKIVRFAIVALPYAELSKQKFRRGLKSVIVPVRIDRAQGQSRVKSLFYTAYFKAYKLAKEKKCDEAILLNRQGFLAEGSRSNIFVIRKNILLTPALSCGCLKGITRQCILKIAKEKRIICREKNLTEESLFNAQEAFLTNSLWGIIPITFVNGKMIAKGKPGEITSLLSKRYKHLAQQYLA is encoded by the coding sequence ATGAAAAAACCACTTATTTTCATAAATGGAAAAATGGTTCTGGCAAGCCCGGCTGATTTGCGGGCGTTGACACCGGGCGCTATCAATAAGTATGGCGTTTTTGAAACGATGCGCGCCTGCCAAGGAAGAATATTTTTTTTCAAAGAACATTGGGATAGGTTTTGTTTTGGTCTAAGGAAATTGAAGATAAAGATTTCATATTCTCCCAACGAAATAAATACTATTTCTAAGGTTGTTTTAAATGCTAATCATTTAGATGAAGCGCGTTTGCGCTGGGAAATCTGGCGGGAAAAGAAGATAGTGCGATTCGCCATTGTCGCCTTGCCTTATGCTGAATTGTCAAAGCAAAAATTCCGTCGAGGATTAAAATCCGTCATTGTTCCGGTGCGCATTGACCGCGCTCAAGGACAATCACGTGTAAAATCACTTTTTTATACTGCTTATTTCAAAGCGTATAAGCTAGCGAAAGAAAAAAAATGTGATGAAGCGATCTTGCTGAATCGCCAAGGGTTTCTTGCGGAAGGCAGCCGCAGTAACATATTTGTTATCCGTAAAAATATCCTTTTAACTCCCGCTCTTTCCTGCGGCTGCCTTAAAGGAATTACGCGTCAGTGTATTTTGAAAATAGCCAAAGAAAAAAGAATAATTTGCCGGGAGAAAAATCTTACGGAGGAGTCATTATTTAACGCTCAGGAAGCTTTCTTAACCAATTCTCTCTGGGGAATTATACCGATTACTTTTGTTAACGGAAAAATGATCGCAAAAGGAAAGCCGGGAGAAATAACCTCTTTATTATCAAAGCGATACAAGCATCTTGCCCAGCAATACCTCGCCTAA
- a CDS encoding YkgJ family cysteine cluster protein has product MLENLKQFVPSEVCLSCDGCCRFKEAKSVWRPQVSAEEIHLSKKKGLADIIFSKTTMDPEHRIKTVSCKDGENICYFFTPETNTCKIYEFRPFECRLYPFVLRKSDSVVSMTVHKLCPFIEQQAKTEEFSKYAAYLKDFFQHQDVIDFVQKHSLSLSDYHDYQDELEYLFTVCSPSL; this is encoded by the coding sequence ATGTTGGAAAACCTAAAGCAATTTGTCCCTTCGGAAGTTTGCCTTTCCTGCGACGGGTGTTGTCGTTTTAAAGAAGCAAAAAGTGTTTGGCGCCCTCAAGTTTCTGCCGAAGAAATACACCTGTCAAAGAAGAAAGGCTTGGCGGATATCATTTTCTCAAAAACGACCATGGATCCTGAACATCGCATCAAAACAGTTTCTTGTAAAGACGGAGAAAATATTTGTTATTTCTTTACGCCGGAAACAAATACCTGCAAGATCTATGAATTTCGTCCTTTTGAATGCCGGCTGTATCCGTTCGTTTTGCGCAAAAGTGATTCTGTAGTTTCTATGACCGTTCACAAGCTTTGCCCATTTATCGAGCAACAGGCGAAAACGGAAGAATTTTCTAAGTATGCGGCCTATCTTAAAGACTTTTTTCAACATCAAGATGTGATCGATTTTGTTCAAAAGCATTCTTTATCTTTAAGCGATTATCATGATTATCAAGATGAGTTAGAGTATCTTTTTACTGTTTGTTCGCCTTCGCTATAA
- a CDS encoding 3'-5' exonuclease — translation MNELLEKELVIFDVETTGLSPQSGDRVIEIAAVKIKKLKVIDKFHSLVDPQREISFGAFQVNGISQEMLEGQPLAEDVFPRFLEFAGSRPLVGYNVGFDMGFLRNELMLIEKDLPPDIVTVDVLRMARKFLPNLKRYPMWHVAQCLNIEEPQQHRALADVMMTLEIFRKLTEHSEGKNPERSQI, via the coding sequence ATGAATGAACTTTTAGAAAAAGAGCTCGTTATCTTTGATGTGGAAACCACCGGACTTTCGCCGCAAAGCGGAGACCGGGTGATCGAAATTGCGGCAGTCAAGATCAAAAAACTTAAAGTCATCGACAAATTCCATTCGCTTGTTGATCCTCAAAGAGAAATATCATTCGGGGCTTTTCAGGTCAACGGGATCAGCCAAGAGATGCTGGAAGGACAACCCTTGGCAGAGGATGTCTTTCCGCGTTTTTTGGAATTTGCCGGCTCTCGCCCCTTAGTTGGCTATAATGTCGGATTTGACATGGGATTTTTGCGTAATGAACTTATGCTGATCGAAAAAGACCTTCCGCCTGATATCGTGACCGTTGATGTCTTAAGGATGGCCAGAAAATTCTTGCCGAATTTAAAACGTTATCCGATGTGGCATGTCGCTCAATGTTTGAACATCGAAGAGCCTCAACAGCATCGCGCCTTAGCCGATGTGATGATGACGCTAGAAATTTTCCGTAAATTAACGGAACATTCAGAAGGAAAAAATCCTGAGAGATCTCAGATATAG
- a CDS encoding dihydroorotate dehydrogenase, translating to MNLTVQIGNLKLANPVTVASGTFGHAEKYFDLEEVKKLGAIIPKTVTLYPREGNPPPRIIETASGMLNAIGIENPGADIFIKEKLPAFRKIGVPLIISILGHSDEEFVKLAEKFSAAGGVAAFELNLSCPNLQQKTLVAQDAAATARVVAAVKRISKVPVIAKLSPNVTDISEIALHAEGAGADAVSLVNTFTAMAVDVKKRKSVLGNFSGGLSGPAIKPIALYMVYQTAKRIKIPVIGIGGIMTPKDALEFLIAGATMVAVGTANYLNPKAPLEILEGIQEYMTANKIKDIKEIIGSLKEK from the coding sequence ATGAATCTCACAGTTCAAATAGGGAATTTAAAACTAGCGAATCCGGTCACGGTCGCCTCAGGGACATTCGGCCACGCGGAAAAATATTTTGACTTAGAAGAAGTTAAAAAGCTTGGCGCTATTATCCCTAAAACCGTTACGCTTTATCCGCGCGAAGGAAATCCGCCGCCGCGTATTATCGAAACGGCGTCGGGAATGCTAAACGCCATCGGCATCGAAAATCCCGGAGCGGATATTTTTATCAAAGAAAAGCTTCCTGCCTTTAGAAAGATCGGTGTTCCGCTGATCATCAGTATTTTAGGCCACAGCGACGAAGAATTTGTAAAACTCGCGGAGAAATTTAGCGCGGCAGGTGGAGTCGCGGCATTTGAACTTAATCTGTCTTGCCCGAATTTACAGCAGAAAACTCTGGTCGCGCAAGATGCTGCGGCTACCGCGCGCGTTGTCGCGGCGGTAAAAAGAATTTCTAAAGTTCCGGTCATCGCGAAATTATCTCCGAATGTTACCGATATTTCCGAAATTGCTCTTCACGCCGAAGGCGCGGGCGCGGACGCGGTCAGCTTAGTGAATACTTTTACGGCCATGGCGGTTGATGTTAAAAAGAGAAAATCGGTTTTGGGAAATTTTAGCGGAGGGCTTAGCGGCCCGGCGATAAAACCCATCGCGCTTTATATGGTTTATCAAACGGCAAAAAGAATTAAAATTCCGGTGATCGGTATCGGCGGCATTATGACGCCTAAAGACGCGTTGGAATTTTTGATCGCCGGCGCAACGATGGTGGCGGTGGGGACGGCGAATTATTTAAATCCCAAAGCGCCTTTGGAAATTTTGGAAGGCATTCAAGAATATATGACCGCCAATAAAATAAAAGACATTAAAGAAATTATTGGGAGTTTAAAAGAGAAATGA
- the metG gene encoding methionine--tRNA ligase subunit beta, producing MAGKSQGEEMISIDEFKKTQIIVAQIKDAQEHPNADKLYVLKVDTGTEEKQLVAGIRKAYTKEELIGRKVIMVSNLEPAVIRGVESQGMILAASDENGLCLLGIDRDIKLGSIVK from the coding sequence TTGGCCGGGAAATCACAAGGAGAAGAAATGATCTCAATTGATGAATTCAAAAAGACCCAAATCATTGTCGCTCAGATCAAAGATGCGCAAGAGCATCCTAACGCGGATAAACTTTATGTTCTAAAAGTTGATACCGGAACAGAAGAAAAGCAATTGGTGGCCGGTATTCGCAAAGCGTATACAAAAGAAGAGCTCATCGGGCGTAAAGTTATTATGGTCAGCAACTTGGAGCCGGCTGTGATCCGCGGCGTAGAGTCCCAAGGGATGATCTTGGCGGCTTCCGACGAAAACGGCCTTTGCCTTTTAGGGATCGACCGCGATATAAAACTGGGCAGTATCGTTAAATGA
- the pyrF gene encoding orotidine-5'-phosphate decarboxylase, producing MSKKRAELIVALDVDTLEEARKLIDALSPAVDIFKVGSQLFTSCGPAAVRFLQARGKKVFLDLKYHDIPNTVASAVSCAVGLTDAVKATHAESSSLFMLTLHTVGGKEMLEAAVRSVKEKAKAMNIEKPFLVGVTVLTSQKKDDNTSQLVIERALLAKECGLDGVVASSQEVALIRQKLGENFLIVTPGIRPTGADAGDQKRVTTPKDAIKNGSNFLVVGRPIVEAADPLAAAQNILKEINIA from the coding sequence ATGAGCAAAAAAAGGGCCGAGCTTATCGTAGCGTTGGACGTTGATACCTTGGAAGAGGCGCGTAAATTAATTGACGCGCTTTCGCCGGCGGTAGACATTTTCAAAGTGGGAAGCCAGCTTTTTACGTCTTGCGGCCCGGCGGCGGTGCGGTTTCTTCAGGCGCGCGGCAAAAAAGTTTTCCTAGATCTTAAATATCATGACATTCCCAATACGGTTGCCAGTGCCGTTTCTTGTGCTGTTGGTTTGACGGACGCGGTGAAAGCAACACATGCCGAAAGCAGTTCTTTATTTATGCTGACACTGCATACCGTAGGCGGAAAAGAAATGTTAGAGGCGGCCGTTCGATCAGTCAAAGAAAAAGCAAAAGCGATGAATATTGAAAAACCCTTCTTGGTCGGCGTAACTGTTTTAACCAGCCAGAAAAAAGATGACAATACTTCCCAGCTTGTCATAGAGCGTGCTTTATTAGCGAAGGAATGCGGATTAGACGGGGTTGTGGCGTCCAGCCAGGAAGTGGCGCTTATTCGTCAGAAATTGGGAGAAAATTTTCTGATTGTTACACCCGGTATTCGTCCCACGGGTGCGGATGCGGGAGATCAAAAGAGAGTGACAACGCCCAAAGACGCTATCAAAAACGGAAGCAACTTCTTAGTGGTGGGCCGTCCTATCGTGGAAGCGGCGGATCCTTTGGCAGCGGCACAAAATATCCTCAAAGAAATAAACATAGCTTAA